One segment of Mycolicibacterium baixiangningiae DNA contains the following:
- a CDS encoding MCE family protein has protein sequence MRRLGPTVVKFGVFAVVMVLFTAALFAIFGQYRAGSADEYSAVFTDASSVKTGDSVRIAGIRVGSVNGVSLQPDNTVVVDFDTGSDVVLTTGTKVAVRYLNLVGDRYLELIDGPGSTQIQPAGSRIPKDRTEPALDLDLLLGGLKPVIRGLNPEDVNALTHSLIQILQGSSGDIESLFARTSSFANSIAANGETVRQMIDSLNTVVDTMSRDGDKFSGAVARLEELVTGLAQDRDPIGAAIESLDNGTASLADLMTEARPPLAGSVDQLNRVAPLLETDKELLDLSLQKAPANYRKLVRLGAYGSWLNQYLCGLSVRVTDLQGRTAYFPWIKQDTGRCAEP, from the coding sequence ATGAGGCGCCTGGGCCCCACCGTGGTGAAGTTCGGCGTGTTCGCCGTGGTGATGGTGCTGTTCACTGCAGCCCTGTTCGCGATTTTCGGCCAGTACCGCGCCGGATCGGCCGACGAGTACTCCGCGGTGTTCACCGACGCCTCGAGCGTGAAAACCGGGGACTCCGTTCGCATTGCGGGGATCCGGGTCGGCTCGGTCAACGGTGTCTCGCTGCAACCGGACAACACGGTGGTGGTGGACTTCGATACCGGCAGCGACGTCGTGCTGACCACCGGGACGAAGGTGGCCGTCCGATACCTCAACCTCGTCGGCGACCGCTACCTCGAACTCATCGACGGGCCCGGATCGACGCAGATCCAACCCGCCGGATCGCGGATCCCCAAGGACCGCACCGAACCTGCGCTCGATCTCGACCTACTGCTGGGCGGTCTCAAACCGGTGATTCGGGGGCTGAACCCCGAAGACGTCAACGCGCTGACCCACTCGCTGATCCAGATCCTGCAGGGCAGCAGCGGTGACATCGAGTCTCTGTTCGCCAGGACCTCGTCGTTCGCCAACTCGATCGCCGCCAACGGCGAGACGGTCCGGCAGATGATCGACAGCCTCAACACCGTGGTCGACACGATGTCGCGGGACGGCGACAAGTTCTCCGGTGCGGTCGCGCGCCTCGAGGAACTCGTCACCGGCCTGGCGCAGGACCGCGATCCCATCGGTGCGGCCATCGAATCCCTTGACAACGGCACCGCATCGCTGGCCGACCTCATGACCGAGGCCCGGCCCCCGCTGGCGGGATCCGTCGACCAGCTCAACCGTGTCGCGCCGCTGCTCGAGACGGACAAGGAACTGCTCGACCTCTCCTTGCAGAAGGCTCCGGCCAACTATCGCAAGCTGGTGCGCCTCGGCGCCTATGGCAGCTGGCTCAATCAGTATCTCTGCGGGTTGTCCGTACGAGTCACCGATCTGCAGGGACGCACCGCGTACTTCCCATGGATCAAGCAAGACACCGGAAGGTGTGCTGAGCCCTGA
- a CDS encoding MCE family protein → MLKYRGSSLVRTGFIGLVLIVLVIVVGLQPQLLWSMATSVKYRAVFAEAGGLAAGNDVKVSGVTVGTVSDVVLDNGKALVTFSLDGKVRLGSDSTVHIRTGTLLGERMMTVEPKGSRALKSLETIPLSRTSSPYSLTDAVSDFTANTADTDTATLNRSLDTLSETIDRLAPQLGPTFEGLTQLSRSLNDRDETLGDLLAGAADVTGILSERSQQVNSLLLSANDLLAVLEQRRYAIVNLLANTSAMSQQLTGLVRDNEQELAPTLEKLNSVSEMLERNRDNIGKALNGLAKYQVTQGEAVNNGFYYNAFIGNLLPGGALQPFLDYALGYRRGVNAGQPPDNAGPRAEFPFPYNGIPGGSR, encoded by the coding sequence ATGCTGAAATATCGTGGATCATCGCTCGTCCGTACCGGTTTCATCGGCCTGGTGCTCATCGTGCTGGTCATCGTCGTCGGCCTCCAGCCACAGCTGCTGTGGTCGATGGCGACATCGGTGAAGTACCGGGCGGTCTTCGCCGAGGCCGGCGGACTCGCCGCCGGCAACGACGTCAAAGTCTCCGGCGTCACTGTCGGAACGGTGTCCGACGTGGTGCTGGACAACGGCAAGGCGCTGGTGACCTTCTCTCTCGACGGGAAGGTGCGACTGGGTTCGGATTCGACCGTCCACATCCGCACCGGCACCCTGCTGGGCGAGCGGATGATGACGGTGGAGCCCAAAGGCTCACGAGCGCTCAAATCGCTGGAGACGATTCCGCTCTCGCGGACGTCGTCGCCGTATTCGCTGACCGATGCCGTCAGTGACTTCACCGCCAACACCGCCGACACCGACACCGCCACACTGAACCGGTCGCTGGACACCCTGTCCGAGACGATCGACCGGCTGGCTCCCCAACTGGGGCCCACCTTCGAGGGGCTGACCCAGCTCTCCCGGTCTCTCAACGACCGCGATGAGACACTGGGTGACCTGCTCGCCGGTGCCGCCGACGTCACGGGAATCCTGTCCGAACGAAGCCAGCAGGTGAACTCGCTGCTGCTCAGCGCCAACGACCTGCTGGCGGTACTCGAACAGCGCCGCTACGCCATCGTCAACCTGCTCGCCAACACCTCCGCGATGTCGCAACAGCTGACCGGTCTGGTGCGGGACAACGAACAGGAGCTGGCGCCGACCCTGGAGAAACTCAACTCGGTGTCGGAGATGCTGGAGCGCAACCGTGACAACATCGGCAAAGCCCTCAACGGACTCGCCAAATACCAGGTGACACAGGGCGAAGCGGTCAACAACGGGTTCTACTACAACGCCTTCATCGGCAACCTGCTGCCGGGTGGGGCGCTGCAGCCGTTCCTCGACTACGCGCTCGGGTACCGACGCGGGGTCAACGCCGGCCAACCGCCGGACAACGCCGGCCCGCGCGCCGAATTCCCGTTCCCCTACAACGGCATCCCGGGTGGTTCGCGATGA
- a CDS encoding MCE family protein, with amino-acid sequence MTGRTRFAKVLTVALVALLVAGVAVIVRQAFFAPRIITAYFSSATSIYPGDEVRVVGVRVGTIESIEPVGEQARFTLAVDRGVSVPADAKAIIVAPNLIAARYVQLTPAYESTGPVMPDGAVIGAERTAIPVEWDEVKEQLARLASELGPSGGVSDTSVSRFIDSAANAMDGNGEKLRETIAQLSGVGRILADGSGNIVDVIKNLQVFVTALRDSNVQIIQFQDRLATVSSVVDGGRAEMDSALTHLAEAVGEVQRFIAGSRDQTAEQIQRLANVTQNVADNRVTLENVLHVAPNAFGNGYNIYHPDTGTMLGGFAMGNFANPVQLICSAIGAVRNATAPETARICAEYLGPALRLLNFNYLPMPINAYLKKSPSPENLVYSDPALAPGGAGGSPTPPETPPAVSAFRGAGDVPPPAGWGTPPGPPGAYAPNGLPANPTPALFPGAPVPPGVPAPPPSAPTTLPEMLLPAEAPPVPPQEGPPA; translated from the coding sequence ATGACCGGCCGCACCAGGTTCGCCAAGGTCCTCACCGTCGCACTGGTGGCGTTGCTCGTCGCCGGCGTCGCGGTCATCGTGCGGCAGGCGTTCTTCGCGCCACGGATCATCACGGCCTACTTCTCCTCCGCCACGTCGATCTACCCCGGTGACGAGGTGCGCGTCGTCGGAGTCCGGGTCGGCACGATCGAGTCCATCGAACCCGTGGGCGAACAGGCCAGGTTCACCCTCGCGGTCGACCGTGGTGTGTCGGTCCCGGCAGATGCCAAGGCGATCATCGTGGCACCGAACCTGATCGCCGCCCGCTACGTCCAACTCACACCGGCCTACGAGTCGACCGGTCCGGTGATGCCCGACGGCGCCGTCATCGGTGCGGAGCGGACCGCGATCCCGGTCGAGTGGGACGAGGTCAAGGAGCAGTTGGCCCGACTGGCAAGTGAACTCGGCCCGTCCGGCGGAGTGTCCGACACCTCGGTCAGCCGGTTCATCGACAGTGCGGCCAATGCGATGGACGGTAACGGTGAGAAGCTGCGGGAGACGATCGCCCAACTCTCCGGGGTGGGGCGCATCCTCGCCGACGGTAGCGGCAACATCGTCGACGTCATCAAGAACCTGCAGGTCTTCGTGACCGCCCTGCGGGACAGCAACGTTCAGATCATCCAGTTCCAGGACCGTCTCGCGACCGTGAGCAGCGTGGTCGACGGTGGCCGAGCCGAGATGGACTCGGCGCTGACCCACCTCGCAGAAGCTGTCGGGGAAGTGCAGCGGTTCATCGCCGGCAGCCGCGATCAGACCGCCGAGCAGATCCAGCGCCTGGCCAACGTGACGCAGAACGTCGCGGACAACCGCGTCACCCTCGAGAACGTGCTGCACGTTGCGCCGAACGCATTCGGCAACGGCTACAACATCTATCACCCGGATACGGGCACGATGCTCGGCGGATTCGCGATGGGCAACTTCGCCAACCCGGTGCAGCTCATCTGTTCGGCGATCGGCGCGGTCCGCAACGCGACAGCACCCGAGACCGCGAGAATCTGCGCGGAATACCTGGGACCCGCGCTGCGCCTGCTGAACTTCAACTACCTGCCCATGCCGATCAACGCGTATCTCAAGAAGTCGCCGAGTCCCGAGAACCTGGTCTATTCAGACCCTGCACTGGCTCCAGGCGGCGCCGGGGGGAGCCCGACGCCGCCCGAGACACCGCCCGCGGTGTCCGCCTTCAGAGGTGCCGGCGACGTTCCGCCCCCGGCGGGGTGGGGGACACCGCCGGGTCCGCCGGGGGCGTACGCACCCAACGGTCTACCGGCGAATCCCACCCCGGCGTTGTTCCCGGGTGCGCCCGTACCCCCGGGTGTGCCGGCACCTCCGCCGTCCGCCCCGACGACACTGCCCGAGATGTTGCTTCCGGCCGAGGCGCCGCCGGTACCACCGCAGGAAGGCCCACCCGCATGA
- a CDS encoding MCE family protein: MIGRCSTHRVAAVAACVTVAASGCTFDGLNSIPLPGTVGTGSDATTYHVELANVGTLESNSPVMVSDVVVGTVGKMTLRGWHADVEVTVRPDVVIPANAVATVGQTSLLGSMHLALDPPVGTLPGGRLQPGTTIGLDRSSTYPSTEQTLSSLSVVVNGGGLGQAGDIIREFNAILNGREDQLRDLLVRLNDFVGMLDRQRDDINASIAALNRLAGTLAGQRDVITSALQRIPPALDVLIAERPRLTTALDKLRIFSDTATGLIKDTQADLVRNLKNLEPTLKALADVGPNLGTALAYAPTFPYTQGFIDRAIRGDYMNQFIIFDFTIPRLKRGLFLGTRWGQEGTPMVPAPGDPWYLNYTLDPLNAPVTPPPAVAPVPELTETADGIDTVDTSSAEADPSTSAGGN, translated from the coding sequence ATGATCGGCCGCTGTTCGACCCACCGCGTGGCAGCGGTCGCCGCATGCGTGACGGTCGCCGCCTCCGGGTGCACCTTCGACGGTCTGAACTCGATTCCGTTGCCGGGCACGGTGGGCACCGGTTCCGATGCGACGACGTATCACGTCGAGCTCGCCAATGTCGGCACGCTGGAGTCCAATTCACCGGTGATGGTCAGCGATGTGGTGGTCGGCACCGTGGGGAAGATGACTCTGCGTGGCTGGCACGCGGACGTCGAGGTGACGGTGCGGCCCGACGTCGTGATCCCGGCCAACGCGGTCGCCACCGTGGGTCAGACCAGCCTGCTCGGGTCCATGCATCTGGCATTGGATCCGCCGGTGGGCACGTTGCCGGGCGGTCGCCTGCAGCCGGGAACCACCATCGGGCTCGACAGGTCCTCGACCTATCCGTCGACAGAGCAGACGCTGTCGTCGCTGTCGGTGGTCGTCAACGGCGGCGGACTGGGTCAGGCGGGCGACATCATCAGGGAGTTCAACGCCATCCTCAACGGCCGCGAAGATCAGTTGCGCGACCTGCTGGTGCGGCTCAACGACTTCGTCGGCATGCTCGACCGCCAGCGTGACGACATCAACGCGTCCATCGCCGCGCTCAACCGGCTCGCCGGCACGCTCGCCGGGCAGCGCGATGTCATCACCTCTGCACTGCAACGCATCCCACCCGCACTCGACGTGCTGATCGCAGAGCGGCCCAGGCTCACGACCGCACTGGACAAGCTGCGGATCTTCAGCGATACGGCCACCGGACTGATCAAGGACACCCAGGCCGACCTCGTGCGCAACCTGAAGAACCTGGAACCGACGCTCAAGGCGCTCGCCGACGTGGGCCCGAATCTCGGCACGGCGCTGGCCTACGCCCCGACGTTCCCCTACACCCAGGGCTTCATCGACCGGGCCATCCGCGGTGACTACATGAACCAATTCATCATCTTCGACTTCACCATCCCGCGCCTGAAGCGCGGCCTGTTCCTCGGTACCCGCTGGGGGCAGGAGGGCACGCCGATGGTGCCCGCGCCGGGAGACCCGTGGTACCTCAACTACACACTGGATCCGCTCAACGCCCCGGTGACGCCTCCGCCGGCGGTGGCGCCGGTTCCGGAGCTGACCGAAACGGCCGACGGGATCGACACCGTGGACACGTCCTCCGCGGAGGCCGATCCTTCCACGAGCGCAGGGGGTAACTGA
- a CDS encoding MCE family protein — MLTRFVRTQLIIFAITGVVAMGVMVFGYLQAPTLLGIGRMTVTVELPGTGGLYRFSNVTYRGVEVGKVTDVRATREGAQATLSLTTGSDIPADLHAAVRSVSAVGEQYVDLQPRTESGPYLRDGSVISVANTSIPQAVGPMLDQVSALIDSVPKDTISRLLGESATALNGSAYDLGSMLDSSSTVVGDAKGVTAEMRSLIDDSGPLLEGQAQTADQLRTWARSMAGVTGQLADNDPQVRTLLDTGAGAADEASRLFNAVKPTLPVLLANLTTIGQVAVTYHASIEQLLVLLPPYVAATQTVGVSRNNPTGMSLGDFTLNLNDPPACTVGFLPPSSWRSPDDESDIDTPDGLYCKLPQDSPIGVRGARNYPCMAQPGKRAATVEQCAGDRPFEPLAMRQHALGPYPFDPSLVAQGIPPDDRVDSDEQIYGPVGGTPPPPPSPAAPSPAPSPPPGGPTVAPSAFAPGDSGGPSVAIATYDPQTGKYATPDGKVFTQPALGSNPAAGQSKTWQDMLPTGA; from the coding sequence ATGCTCACGCGTTTCGTCCGAACGCAGTTGATCATCTTCGCGATCACCGGTGTGGTGGCGATGGGTGTGATGGTCTTCGGATACCTGCAGGCCCCCACCCTGCTCGGGATCGGGCGGATGACTGTGACCGTCGAGCTGCCGGGCACCGGCGGGCTGTACCGGTTCTCGAACGTCACCTACCGCGGTGTCGAGGTCGGCAAGGTCACCGACGTGCGCGCCACCCGGGAGGGCGCGCAAGCCACCCTGTCACTGACCACCGGATCGGACATCCCCGCCGACCTGCACGCGGCGGTGCGTAGTGTGTCGGCGGTCGGCGAGCAGTACGTCGATCTGCAGCCGCGCACCGAATCCGGGCCGTACCTGCGGGACGGTTCGGTCATCTCCGTGGCGAACACGTCGATTCCTCAGGCGGTCGGGCCGATGCTCGATCAGGTCAGCGCGCTCATCGACAGCGTGCCCAAGGACACGATCAGCCGGCTGCTCGGCGAGTCGGCCACGGCGCTCAACGGCTCCGCATACGATCTCGGATCGATGCTCGACTCCTCGTCGACCGTCGTCGGCGATGCGAAAGGCGTTACCGCCGAGATGCGTTCGCTCATCGACGACAGCGGGCCGCTGCTCGAGGGGCAGGCGCAGACCGCCGATCAGCTCCGCACCTGGGCCCGCAGCATGGCCGGTGTCACCGGTCAGCTTGCGGACAACGACCCGCAGGTGCGGACCCTGCTCGACACCGGGGCGGGGGCCGCGGACGAGGCGTCGCGGCTCTTCAACGCCGTCAAACCCACGCTGCCGGTGCTGTTGGCCAACCTCACCACCATCGGCCAGGTCGCGGTCACCTATCACGCGTCCATCGAACAACTTCTCGTGCTGCTTCCGCCGTACGTGGCAGCTACCCAGACCGTGGGCGTCTCGCGGAACAACCCGACGGGAATGTCGCTGGGCGACTTCACGCTCAACCTCAACGATCCGCCCGCGTGCACCGTCGGCTTCCTACCACCGTCGTCGTGGCGCTCACCCGACGACGAGAGCGACATCGACACCCCGGACGGCCTGTATTGCAAACTGCCGCAGGACTCTCCGATCGGTGTGCGCGGCGCCCGCAACTATCCCTGTATGGCTCAGCCGGGTAAGCGGGCGGCTACCGTCGAACAGTGCGCCGGCGACCGGCCGTTCGAACCGTTGGCCATGCGCCAGCACGCGCTCGGGCCCTATCCGTTCGACCCGTCCCTCGTCGCGCAGGGCATTCCGCCGGACGATCGCGTCGACTCCGACGAACAGATCTACGGCCCGGTCGGTGGTACCCCGCCCCCGCCGCCGAGTCCCGCTGCGCCGAGTCCCGCGCCATCGCCGCCGCCCGGTGGTCCCACCGTCGCGCCGAGCGCCTTCGCCCCGGGTGACTCCGGTGGACCGTCGGTGGCGATCGCCACCTACGATCCGCAGACCGGAAAGTACGCCACACCCGACGGCAAGGTGTTCACGCAGCCGGCACTCGGATCGAATCCCGCTGCAGGACAGAGCAAGACTTGGCAAGACATGCTCCCGACGGGAGCCTGA
- a CDS encoding Rv2253/PknI dimerization domain-containing protein yields MVTTIGALAAVASLAHPPTASADAEWGLNGTYSATSNGEWAKKNEVFRDEATVRATWTIDTVCSYPTECTGTVRSDQGWEAPIYKKGGIWYVKHTVPRWEPCPDGTAADGLQVFRFVPTVPDGSMTDPTSTMLVGEDQTTGPSGACGISRPLFISMPFKLVKVS; encoded by the coding sequence ATGGTCACCACGATCGGCGCACTGGCAGCTGTCGCGAGCCTCGCGCATCCGCCGACCGCATCGGCGGACGCGGAGTGGGGTCTCAACGGCACCTACTCCGCCACCTCGAACGGCGAGTGGGCCAAGAAGAACGAGGTTTTCCGCGACGAAGCCACCGTCCGGGCCACCTGGACGATCGACACCGTGTGCAGCTACCCCACCGAATGCACCGGCACGGTCCGCAGTGACCAGGGCTGGGAGGCACCGATCTACAAGAAGGGCGGCATCTGGTACGTCAAGCACACCGTGCCGCGCTGGGAGCCCTGCCCGGACGGTACGGCGGCCGACGGACTCCAGGTGTTCCGGTTCGTCCCGACGGTGCCCGACGGCAGCATGACCGACCCGACCTCGACGATGCTGGTCGGCGAAGACCAGACGACCGGCCCCAGCGGTGCCTGCGGGATCAGCAGACCGCTGTTCATCTCGATGCCGTTCAAACTCGTCAAGGTGAGCTGA
- a CDS encoding twin-arginine translocation pathway signal, protein MSGDSATLDEVSTDSAAAAPKRRVPARWRLILTVLVAAASVGLAGVLYLTQYRTDVQTDEAATSAAVRAASEGTVALLSYKPGSADTDLAAAKTHLTGEFLNYYGTFSDEILLPAAKERAVSTEASVVRAADAEIHPDTAKVLVFVNQTTTSRERPDASQTASSVMVSLMKVDGRWLISAFDPI, encoded by the coding sequence GTGAGCGGCGACAGCGCAACCCTCGATGAGGTGAGCACGGACTCCGCCGCGGCGGCCCCCAAGCGGCGGGTCCCGGCACGCTGGCGGCTGATCCTGACCGTCCTGGTGGCCGCGGCGTCCGTCGGGCTGGCCGGCGTCCTCTATCTCACCCAGTACCGGACCGATGTGCAGACCGACGAAGCCGCCACCTCGGCGGCGGTCCGGGCGGCGTCGGAGGGTACCGTCGCCCTGCTGTCCTACAAACCCGGCAGCGCCGACACCGATCTGGCGGCCGCGAAAACTCATCTGACAGGCGAATTCCTCAACTACTACGGCACGTTCAGCGACGAGATCCTGCTACCGGCGGCGAAGGAAAGAGCGGTGAGTACCGAGGCGTCGGTCGTCCGTGCCGCAGATGCCGAGATCCACCCGGACACGGCGAAAGTACTGGTCTTCGTGAACCAGACGACGACGAGCCGGGAGCGGCCGGACGCGTCGCAGACCGCGAGCAGCGTCATGGTCAGCCTCATGAAAGTCGATGGCCGGTGGTTGATCTCGGCGTTCGACCCGATCTAG
- a CDS encoding PaaI family thioesterase: protein MNDPHEPLTQSVRSLIDAVIRTEVDSDRIAAAHAHVAAALEILGEHLMPGSFGVRVTPDGGSAPCGNVLIGQRNAIAPPLTVDRDDAGLVSTDVTLGAAYEGPAGHVHGGVCSLILDHLLGATAHRPDRPAFTGTLQLRYVRPTPLGRLRAEAWVEHEDGRKTYARGRILCAGLTTVEAQGIFIRPRKNRPAG, encoded by the coding sequence GTGAACGACCCGCACGAACCGTTGACACAGTCGGTTCGGTCGTTGATCGACGCCGTCATCCGCACCGAAGTCGACTCCGACAGGATCGCCGCCGCGCACGCCCACGTCGCAGCGGCCCTCGAGATACTCGGTGAACACCTGATGCCGGGGTCGTTCGGCGTACGTGTCACACCCGACGGAGGCAGCGCGCCCTGCGGCAACGTCCTCATCGGGCAGCGGAACGCGATCGCTCCGCCGCTGACCGTGGACCGCGACGATGCCGGCCTGGTCAGCACCGATGTCACCCTCGGCGCGGCGTACGAGGGGCCCGCCGGCCACGTCCACGGCGGCGTGTGTTCACTGATCCTCGACCACCTGCTCGGCGCCACCGCGCACCGGCCGGACCGCCCGGCGTTCACCGGCACCCTGCAGTTACGGTACGTGCGTCCCACACCGCTGGGCCGACTGCGCGCCGAGGCCTGGGTGGAGCACGAGGACGGACGCAAGACCTATGCCCGCGGCCGCATCCTGTGCGCCGGCCTGACCACGGTGGAGGCCCAGGGCATCTTCATCCGGCCCAGGAAGAACCGACCAGCCGGCTAG
- a CDS encoding FAD-binding protein, with the protein MPGFDDEVDVIVVGSGGGVAGAYTAAREGLSVALVEATDRFGGTTAYSGGGGMWFPCNPVAQRADVDDKPADALAYFHQVVGDRTPYELQRTYIMGGPRLIEYLERDEHFQFAELPWPDYYGAVEHARADGRRHLVPVPLPASDVGEVAAQIRGPLDTERLGHPTPALLTGGRALIGRFLAALAEFPHARTHLDAPLVDLIDVNGAVVGAVINLEGEQVRVRARRGVLLAAGGFEHNPHMRETWGVPGRSEDSMGCPGNTGAPHQAAIRLGAGTDLMDQAWWSPGLTHPDGRSAFALWFTGGIFVNQRGERFVNESAPYDRLGRAVLDEIDSRGMTLPFWMIYDDRDGQVPPVKATNVSMVEAERYQDAGLWRTADTLEALADLIGVPADALTATVARFNAMVADGRDTDFGRGGEPYDRAFSGGRSPMVPIDRAPFHAAAFGVSDLGTKGGLCTDASARVLDTEGRPIPGLYAAGNTMAAVSGTTYPGGGNPIGASLLFSHLAAMDMACAEPR; encoded by the coding sequence ATGCCTGGGTTCGATGACGAGGTCGATGTCATCGTCGTCGGGTCCGGCGGCGGCGTCGCGGGCGCCTACACCGCGGCCCGCGAGGGCCTGTCCGTGGCACTGGTGGAGGCGACCGACCGCTTCGGCGGAACCACCGCGTACTCCGGAGGCGGCGGGATGTGGTTCCCGTGCAACCCGGTGGCGCAGCGGGCAGACGTCGACGACAAACCGGCCGACGCGCTCGCGTACTTCCATCAGGTGGTGGGTGATCGGACGCCCTACGAATTGCAGCGGACCTACATCATGGGCGGCCCCCGCCTCATCGAGTACCTCGAACGAGACGAGCACTTCCAGTTCGCCGAACTCCCCTGGCCCGACTACTACGGAGCGGTCGAACACGCTCGCGCCGATGGCCGCCGCCACCTCGTGCCGGTGCCGCTACCCGCCTCCGACGTCGGAGAGGTGGCCGCGCAGATTCGCGGGCCTCTCGACACCGAGCGCCTCGGGCATCCCACCCCCGCGCTGCTGACCGGAGGACGGGCACTGATCGGGCGTTTCCTCGCCGCACTCGCTGAATTCCCCCATGCCCGAACTCATCTGGATGCACCGCTGGTCGACCTCATCGACGTCAACGGCGCGGTCGTCGGCGCGGTGATCAACCTCGAAGGGGAACAGGTCAGAGTCCGCGCGCGCCGGGGTGTTCTCCTCGCGGCGGGCGGATTCGAGCACAATCCCCACATGCGTGAGACCTGGGGTGTCCCGGGGCGATCCGAGGACAGCATGGGATGCCCCGGCAACACCGGTGCTCCCCATCAGGCGGCGATCCGGCTCGGCGCCGGCACCGACCTGATGGACCAGGCCTGGTGGTCGCCCGGGCTCACCCACCCGGACGGTCGTTCGGCGTTCGCGCTCTGGTTCACCGGCGGCATCTTCGTCAATCAGCGCGGCGAGCGATTCGTCAACGAATCGGCCCCGTACGACCGGCTGGGCCGTGCCGTTCTCGACGAGATCGATTCGCGGGGAATGACGTTGCCGTTCTGGATGATCTACGACGACCGCGACGGACAAGTGCCGCCGGTGAAGGCCACCAACGTCTCGATGGTCGAGGCCGAGCGGTATCAGGACGCCGGCCTGTGGCGCACCGCGGACACGCTGGAGGCACTGGCGGATCTGATCGGTGTGCCGGCCGACGCGTTGACCGCCACCGTCGCCCGATTCAACGCGATGGTCGCCGACGGGCGCGACACCGACTTCGGCCGCGGTGGCGAACCGTATGACCGCGCGTTCTCGGGCGGCAGGTCACCGATGGTGCCGATCGACCGGGCGCCGTTCCACGCCGCGGCATTCGGGGTGTCGGACCTGGGCACCAAGGGCGGATTGTGTACCGACGCCAGCGCACGTGTGCTCGATACCGAGGGCCGGCCGATCCCCGGTCTCTACGCCGCGGGTAACACCATGGCCGCCGTCAGCGGCACGACATACCCCGGTGGCGGCAACCCGATCGGCGCCTCCCTGCTCTTCAGCCATCTCGCCGCGATGGACATGGCGTGCGCGGAGCCGCGGTGA
- a CDS encoding PadR family transcriptional regulator — MKSADGPNVTATGWALLGVLSYQDELTGYDIKKWTEWSLRFFYGSPAYSQIYTELKKLENIGLVTSRVETDGGARSKRLYKVTKAGLDALSDWADAGPVDPPQLKHNPLLRVTFGHLTNPGRLKEIMQDHVAYADRMQREAALDARWAEVEPAWAYGRVALKWAERYYAAERELALELIKDLDEAEESFTKASAETGQRTPPLSREYWYEIERKVQAEEGE; from the coding sequence GTGAAATCCGCCGACGGCCCGAACGTGACCGCGACAGGTTGGGCCCTGCTCGGTGTTCTGTCGTACCAGGATGAACTGACCGGTTACGACATCAAGAAATGGACCGAGTGGAGCCTGCGGTTCTTCTACGGCAGCCCCGCCTACAGCCAGATCTACACCGAGCTGAAGAAGCTCGAGAACATCGGCCTGGTGACGTCGAGGGTCGAGACCGACGGTGGCGCCCGCAGCAAACGACTCTACAAGGTCACCAAGGCGGGACTGGACGCGTTGAGCGACTGGGCTGACGCGGGACCGGTGGATCCGCCTCAGCTCAAACACAACCCACTGCTGAGAGTGACGTTCGGGCATCTGACGAACCCGGGTCGGCTCAAGGAGATCATGCAGGACCACGTCGCCTACGCCGACCGGATGCAGCGCGAGGCGGCACTCGATGCGCGCTGGGCGGAGGTCGAGCCGGCCTGGGCGTACGGCCGCGTCGCCCTGAAATGGGCGGAACGGTACTACGCCGCCGAGCGCGAGCTCGCGCTCGAACTGATCAAGGATCTCGACGAGGCCGAGGAGTCCTTCACGAAGGCGTCCGCGGAGACCGGACAGCGCACGCCGCCGCTGTCCCGCGAGTACTGGTACGAGATCGAGCGCAAGGTGCAGGCAGAAGAAGGCGAATAG